Proteins co-encoded in one Ignavibacteria bacterium genomic window:
- a CDS encoding T9SS type A sorting domain-containing protein has translation MKSLLIVVLISFILSVQIFTQTVINQRDKDGERYLYLNFVVNAHDFTEPAQSCKTLMRAAHIFNKYGVRADFYFVEQLITNIVQFYPWFPDSLKILGMGINLHHRAPHILSFKSSYISSLTKKPLDTLVQVLDPYEKYRLDLVTGGYKSQFTGGYKSVKEVFDESPFTVSTGESGPTSNFGRADLIACKSMGAKGVLLFHEEGSDADYPLFYSQGLLVRPVDFSVTRWTAGSQTDDEFWWEMIGTPDEPYYSPAAYLASKMNTINNTKLNFANAIIHETDFHYNLPPWRACYYSDSMSTVPLQAPFDTNRTSFWIRTNSEQQEEKLWSYYDSLVATAAGNPHIKTFIMKDLNTLISPDIERSVSINQIYELSRSIASSNPVNFPPRFFSLSGDYFSIADAYYTITKSLASYLNTGSLPGSVTTSDINGPFDTTVVNLSSSGSLDSISIRKGVAFNDSLFGYYATGNKYLSRIPSSVVTNGFPLANPLEYLFIAASALKNLYETGTIGTVTPKSISYTNKTLYQNPVKWGEKPARRISVTGVERESPDLPGDFNVSHNYPNPFNPSTSFSVEMANGGYCRVNIHDISGNLIKSEQIVSDGREFIYNFNGNGMASGVYFFRFSFNNTNIIKKAILIK, from the coding sequence ATGAAGAGTCTTTTAATAGTTGTTTTAATCAGTTTTATTCTTTCCGTGCAAATATTCACTCAAACTGTTATCAATCAAAGAGACAAGGACGGTGAGCGTTACCTGTATTTGAATTTTGTGGTTAACGCACATGATTTTACTGAACCTGCACAGTCGTGCAAAACTTTGATGCGTGCTGCTCACATTTTTAACAAGTATGGTGTAAGAGCTGATTTTTATTTTGTTGAGCAATTGATTACTAACATTGTTCAGTTCTATCCATGGTTTCCGGATTCATTAAAAATTCTGGGGATGGGAATAAATCTTCATCACCGGGCACCACACATTCTCTCTTTTAAGTCGTCTTATATCAGCAGTTTGACTAAAAAACCGCTTGATACTCTGGTTCAGGTCCTTGATCCTTATGAAAAATACCGGCTTGATCTGGTGACAGGTGGTTACAAATCACAATTTACAGGTGGCTACAAATCTGTTAAAGAAGTATTCGACGAATCACCATTTACAGTATCCACAGGTGAAAGCGGACCCACTTCAAATTTTGGGAGGGCAGACCTGATAGCCTGTAAAAGTATGGGTGCCAAAGGTGTGCTTCTGTTTCATGAAGAAGGTTCTGATGCAGATTACCCCCTTTTTTATTCACAAGGTCTACTGGTTCGTCCGGTCGATTTCAGTGTTACGCGTTGGACAGCGGGTTCACAAACCGATGATGAGTTTTGGTGGGAGATGATCGGCACGCCCGATGAGCCTTATTATTCACCTGCTGCGTACCTGGCATCTAAGATGAACACGATCAACAATACGAAGTTGAATTTTGCCAATGCCATAATTCATGAAACAGATTTTCATTATAATCTTCCACCCTGGCGTGCCTGCTATTATTCTGATTCGATGTCGACAGTCCCTTTGCAGGCGCCGTTCGATACCAACCGCACATCCTTTTGGATCAGAACCAACAGCGAACAACAGGAAGAAAAATTATGGAGTTACTATGACTCCCTCGTCGCCACTGCTGCCGGGAATCCCCATATAAAGACCTTTATCATGAAAGATCTAAACACCTTAATATCCCCTGATATTGAGAGAAGTGTTTCCATCAACCAGATTTATGAGCTCTCCAGAAGTATCGCTTCTTCAAATCCCGTCAATTTTCCACCCCGCTTTTTCAGTCTGTCCGGAGATTATTTTTCCATTGCCGACGCTTACTATACCATTACCAAATCACTGGCAAGCTACTTGAACACCGGTTCACTTCCGGGGAGTGTTACTACATCGGACATCAACGGACCATTTGATACAACGGTAGTTAATCTCTCTTCATCTGGCTCTCTGGATTCAATTTCGATCAGAAAGGGAGTTGCTTTCAACGACTCTCTGTTCGGTTATTATGCGACCGGCAACAAATATCTCTCCCGAATACCTTCAAGTGTTGTTACGAACGGATTCCCTTTGGCAAATCCTTTGGAGTATCTGTTCATTGCGGCTTCAGCACTAAAAAATCTGTACGAAACCGGAACAATTGGTACAGTTACTCCCAAAAGTATCTCATACACGAATAAAACTTTGTATCAAAACCCCGTAAAATGGGGAGAAAAGCCGGCAAGAAGAATTTCTGTAACCGGCGTTGAAAGGGAAAGTCCTGATCTCCCCGGTGATTTTAATGTCTCACACAATTACCCGAATCCCTTTAATCCTTCAACAAGCTTCAGTGTAGAAATGGCGAATGGGGGATATTGCCGGGTCAATATTCATGATATCAGTGGAAATCTGATAAAGAGTGAGCAAATAGTGTCCGATGGTCGTGAATTTATTTACAATTTTAACGGAAACGGAATGGCATCGGGTGTCTATTTCTTCAGGTTTTCATTTAATAACACAAACATTATCAAAAAAGCAATTTTAATCAAATAA
- a CDS encoding type II toxin-antitoxin system VapC family toxin, translating to MKILMDTHALIWFGEDDEKLPDSLKVILSQKNNSIFVSVASLWEMAIKISLNKLSISVSFDEVIELVKSNGFEILQISESHLSELLKLPFIHRDPFDRILVAQS from the coding sequence GTGAAAATTCTTATGGATACCCACGCACTTATCTGGTTTGGCGAGGATGACGAAAAACTGCCTGATTCTCTGAAAGTGATTCTGAGTCAGAAAAACAATTCTATTTTTGTCAGCGTTGCTTCGTTGTGGGAAATGGCTATTAAAATCAGTCTGAACAAGTTGTCAATCTCAGTATCATTCGATGAAGTAATAGAATTGGTGAAATCTAATGGTTTTGAAATCCTCCAAATCTCAGAATCTCATTTATCAGAACTACTAAAATTACCATTTATACATCGTGATCCATTCGACAGAATATTAGTTGCTCAATCTTAA
- a CDS encoding DUF433 domain-containing protein → MQSEKRIGEPCVRDTRIRVYDVLSRLSTRMSPRGL, encoded by the coding sequence ATTCAGAGCGAAAAACGAATTGGTGAACCTTGCGTGAGAGATACCAGAATTAGAGTCTATGATGTGTTAAGTCGGCTTTCTACCCGGATGTCGCCGCGAGGGCTATAA
- a CDS encoding T9SS type A sorting domain-containing protein: MFTRVTILLLIVASLHAQTPVYLNITSHNEVTDPVLYDTDSVGFMQVRSLIVELANTVKSKGAKYNFQADWRFLNGVLNFDKGNDPATGGKNILKWLSEDSQQKIQVDAHSHQSDGYNYADIAKLITDCGVSDSKIVGGFLWNDTVGLKSWLLFEGGLRGQKFPLKIWKPDIVWGSATKGMFHNGDLNAFGSWRPAGAWNLMTHDPTKRVRLLGNACHNQVTDTTEITDNLNTLNEMLNAIANGTLPSGNFYTATIMINQRDFKSSYLAKISSLIDSLNVLAASGKIVWATLGEKDSIWRNDYGGTPNFLTCDDLPTSVKEPAATPDEIKLGQNYPNPFNPVTTLNFTLSKSTDIQLSFYNCEGVLISEEFLSSMPAGEHQYQFNGTSLPSGVYFCRLSGGGYSELKKMVLLK, translated from the coding sequence ATGTTTACACGAGTTACAATCCTTCTTTTAATCGTAGCATCACTTCATGCACAAACACCTGTTTATTTAAATATAACCTCGCACAATGAAGTGACGGATCCGGTTCTCTATGACACGGACAGTGTCGGATTCATGCAGGTCAGGAGCCTTATTGTGGAGTTAGCCAACACGGTGAAGTCAAAGGGTGCCAAATATAACTTTCAGGCTGACTGGAGATTCTTAAACGGCGTATTGAATTTTGACAAAGGGAATGATCCTGCAACCGGCGGCAAGAATATTCTGAAATGGTTGTCTGAGGACAGTCAGCAAAAAATTCAGGTTGATGCTCATTCTCATCAGTCAGACGGATACAATTATGCTGATATCGCCAAATTAATAACCGATTGTGGTGTTTCGGATTCAAAAATTGTCGGAGGATTTTTATGGAATGACACGGTTGGACTTAAGAGCTGGCTCCTGTTCGAGGGTGGACTTCGAGGACAGAAATTCCCGCTGAAAATCTGGAAACCGGATATAGTCTGGGGATCTGCAACCAAAGGGATGTTCCATAATGGCGATCTGAATGCATTTGGTTCATGGAGACCTGCAGGTGCATGGAATCTGATGACTCATGATCCGACAAAGAGAGTGCGGTTACTCGGAAACGCTTGTCACAATCAGGTGACTGATACCACTGAGATTACAGACAATCTTAACACTCTTAACGAGATGCTCAATGCCATCGCGAATGGAACATTGCCGTCAGGTAATTTTTACACTGCAACAATAATGATTAACCAAAGAGATTTCAAGTCATCATATCTCGCAAAAATCAGCAGTCTTATCGACTCATTAAATGTGTTGGCTGCAAGCGGGAAGATTGTCTGGGCAACTTTGGGCGAGAAAGATTCGATCTGGAGAAATGATTATGGTGGCACACCCAACTTCCTTACCTGTGATGATCTCCCAACTTCTGTGAAAGAACCTGCGGCAACACCTGATGAAATAAAATTGGGTCAGAATTATCCCAATCCGTTTAATCCGGTGACAACGCTGAATTTCACGCTGAGCAAGTCCACCGATATCCAATTAAGCTTCTACAATTGTGAAGGTGTACTCATTTCGGAAGAATTTTTAAGCAGTATGCCGGCAGGTGAGCACCAGTATCAATTTAACGGAACTTCATTGCCCTCGGGAGTCTATTTTTGTCGGCTTTCAGGAGGGGGGTATTCAGAATTGAAGAAAATGGTTTTGTTGAAATAG
- a CDS encoding glycosyltransferase family 39 protein has translation MMKSITNNRLILALSSITLIIHLYAILFGGFSYFRDELYYLESTRHLDFGYVDHPPLSIWLLWLITTVFGDSVGVIRIVPAILSAVVVWISCKTAQKTGGGGFTIFLTAITISFMPVFMGMNSVYSMNSIDYFFWALLTCLAVDLIQEPQNKKFIVWGILAGLGMLNKISIGWLIAGFFAALLVSDKRDLLKTPYPWISGVIALLIFSPYIVWNVFNDFAHLEFMRNAVEMKYSQITRVQFLMDQLMLMGPFAIVLAFCGLWYSTFNPSGRKNIAPAAIWVTTILILLVNSHSKAEYLGAAYPAMIAVGAVFLESKLLTSKWLVYPLKYVIPVLVIGMGIVAIPVVVPVLKVEDTIKYFKLTGLNPQSNEGHKLTELHQFYADMHGWEEMVESVKKVVDAIPGEDTLSILIVANNYGEASAINVIGRKYNLPYCTTEHNSYWLWGVPREEYDVYISLGDTEDDVKTYAIDPELKGIHTAKYSMPYENNMNIWVARKLKYPLKDIWKKAKKYI, from the coding sequence ATGATGAAGTCAATTACAAACAACCGTTTAATACTTGCTTTATCCTCGATTACATTGATTATCCACCTTTACGCTATTCTTTTCGGCGGATTTTCCTACTTTCGGGATGAGCTTTACTATCTTGAGTCAACGAGGCACCTGGATTTTGGGTATGTTGATCATCCGCCGTTATCAATCTGGCTACTATGGTTGATTACAACTGTGTTCGGAGATTCCGTTGGTGTGATCAGAATCGTCCCCGCGATTTTATCTGCGGTGGTGGTGTGGATATCCTGTAAAACCGCTCAAAAAACGGGTGGTGGAGGTTTTACCATATTTCTTACAGCGATTACAATTTCTTTTATGCCTGTCTTCATGGGGATGAACTCTGTATATTCGATGAATTCTATCGATTATTTCTTCTGGGCACTCCTCACTTGTCTCGCAGTAGATCTGATTCAGGAACCGCAGAATAAGAAATTTATTGTTTGGGGAATTTTAGCCGGATTGGGAATGCTCAATAAAATAAGCATTGGCTGGTTGATTGCCGGATTCTTCGCTGCACTTCTTGTCAGTGACAAAAGAGATCTGTTGAAGACTCCTTACCCATGGATTTCGGGAGTTATTGCACTTCTGATTTTCTCACCATATATTGTCTGGAATGTGTTCAACGACTTTGCTCATCTCGAATTCATGCGTAATGCGGTGGAAATGAAGTATTCGCAAATTACCCGGGTTCAGTTCCTTATGGATCAGTTGATGCTCATGGGTCCTTTCGCAATTGTTTTGGCATTTTGCGGACTGTGGTATTCGACATTCAATCCTTCGGGCAGGAAAAATATTGCACCCGCAGCTATATGGGTAACTACAATTCTGATTTTACTGGTTAATTCACATTCAAAAGCGGAGTATTTGGGAGCTGCCTATCCCGCTATGATCGCAGTCGGTGCGGTGTTTCTTGAATCGAAACTTCTAACTTCGAAGTGGTTGGTATATCCGTTGAAATATGTTATACCAGTTTTAGTTATTGGAATGGGAATTGTAGCCATCCCTGTGGTGGTGCCGGTTCTAAAAGTTGAAGATACCATCAAATATTTCAAGTTAACAGGTTTGAATCCTCAGTCGAATGAGGGGCACAAACTGACTGAACTTCATCAGTTTTACGCAGACATGCACGGGTGGGAGGAGATGGTGGAATCAGTCAAAAAAGTTGTGGATGCAATTCCGGGTGAGGACACTCTTTCAATTCTCATTGTGGCAAACAACTATGGAGAAGCGAGTGCAATCAATGTTATCGGAAGGAAATACAATCTTCCTTACTGCACCACCGAACATAACAGTTACTGGTTGTGGGGGGTACCGCGGGAGGAATATGATGTTTATATTTCACTGGGCGACACGGAAGATGATGTGAAAACTTATGCAATCGACCCTGAACTTAAAGGAATCCATACCGCGAAATACTCCATGCCTTATGAGAATAATATGAACATATGGGTTGCGCGCAAGCTAAAATATCCACTAAAAGATATTTGGAAAAAAGCGAAGAAGTACATCTAA
- a CDS encoding zf-TFIIB domain-containing protein has product MNCPVCKETKLVISNREGVEIDYCPDCRGVWLDRGELDKIIERSAQISAGSRSDDRRETYREKDSDYREKDRGYEKDRSYDSHEYGYKKKKRGGFLDDIFDF; this is encoded by the coding sequence ATGAATTGCCCGGTATGTAAAGAAACAAAGCTCGTAATTTCCAACAGAGAAGGTGTGGAGATTGACTACTGTCCCGATTGTCGCGGAGTGTGGCTTGACAGGGGAGAGCTCGATAAAATAATTGAGAGATCTGCCCAGATTTCTGCTGGAAGCAGAAGTGATGACCGCCGTGAAACTTACCGTGAAAAGGATTCTGACTACAGAGAAAAAGACCGTGGTTATGAGAAGGACAGAAGTTATGACAGTCACGAATACGGTTACAAGAAAAAGAAGAGAGGTGGATTCCTGGATGACATTTTCGATTTTTAG
- a CDS encoding DUF2281 domain-containing protein: MDESTILSKFNTLPETLKKEVLDFMDFLIQKKQNDSDNKHPVSGCMKGTFKMKDDFDEPLEDFQEYMK; the protein is encoded by the coding sequence ATGGATGAATCAACTATCCTGTCGAAATTTAATACTCTTCCGGAAACTCTGAAAAAAGAAGTCCTGGATTTTATGGATTTCTTAATCCAGAAGAAACAGAATGATTCTGATAATAAGCATCCGGTCTCCGGTTGTATGAAAGGTACATTTAAGATGAAAGATGACTTTGACGAACCACTGGAAGACTTTCAGGAATATATGAAGTGA
- a CDS encoding DUF2911 domain-containing protein: protein MKKSASIILLTFLLTIISLNAQAPAVPAASPLGSVYQVVGISEVTVKYSRPSVKGRQIFGGVVPFDQVWRTGANSATTITLSHDATIGGTKLAAGTYGIFTIPGKSEWTVILSKDNNLWGSGNYNAANDALRFKVTPEKTGNVEMLTFNFESVESDKAKLTISWADVKIGFDIAFESHKNILDKLKTDVNWSTSFRGADYMLKSGKDLDLAMKYIDISIMIDENYNNLKVKAQLLEKAGKKSEAIATMQKALDKAATMKNPPFDLDAMKSLLENWKK, encoded by the coding sequence ATGAAAAAATCAGCATCAATAATACTTCTCACATTCTTACTTACCATCATTTCCTTGAATGCTCAGGCGCCTGCTGTCCCGGCGGCTTCCCCGTTGGGTTCAGTCTATCAGGTTGTCGGAATAAGTGAAGTGACAGTCAAATACTCCCGTCCCTCTGTAAAGGGAAGACAAATTTTTGGCGGAGTAGTTCCGTTTGACCAGGTATGGAGAACCGGTGCCAACTCAGCAACCACCATCACCCTTTCTCACGATGCAACCATCGGTGGAACCAAACTGGCAGCCGGAACTTATGGAATATTTACAATTCCGGGCAAATCAGAGTGGACAGTGATTCTCTCGAAAGACAACAACTTGTGGGGTTCAGGGAACTACAATGCCGCAAATGATGCTCTTCGTTTCAAAGTCACACCTGAAAAAACAGGCAATGTGGAAATGCTCACCTTTAATTTTGAATCAGTCGAAAGCGACAAGGCAAAATTGACCATCTCATGGGCTGATGTGAAGATCGGTTTTGATATTGCCTTCGAGAGCCACAAAAACATCCTCGACAAGCTAAAAACTGATGTAAACTGGAGCACTTCATTCAGAGGTGCTGATTATATGCTAAAATCGGGCAAAGACCTGGACCTGGCAATGAAGTATATCGACATCTCAATTATGATCGATGAAAACTACAACAATCTTAAGGTTAAGGCACAGTTGCTCGAAAAGGCAGGCAAGAAAAGTGAAGCGATTGCGACTATGCAAAAAGCACTTGATAAAGCCGCAACGATGAAAAATCCTCCGTTTGACCTTGATGCAATGAAGTCACTTCTGGAAAACTGGAAGAAATAG
- a CDS encoding T9SS type A sorting domain-containing protein, which yields MKKSQALIFVLTLSTLLFPQWSQTNGIKGGYFQSVVSTGDKLITSTANGSLFVSDGSNWSSPVTGVYAASLLNENSTIVAVNYGFIFVSSDNGTSWVKRTIPEATNSDPVLYLGKLYVISASGDTVYTSSDLGNSWLPVSLNKNFTHNNETRQIFIVMNLFVSSGKMWIEAFTDNTPESVVLLESTDQGQNWNVAFVPQNGEKTTSVANEDGVEILTTNANVYKKDISGSWALLKNGLDLGSGSTIPFNGLKLISGDYYLSVIGDNPGLFRLTGSFWVSLNSPSYINGYTMHQGSIVAATSGKIIRRVDGHWLSMTENLIASTAAPIVMSEDVVFSQYGSTLYRTTNGGNNWDSISAYIGNPVFKGNQIYGWNANGVIRSNDLGNTWTTLNSGIPQSYITKVYGVAVSGNTIYAGFHGTRRRDHLPPVWEQGGVYRSTDNGATWSSFSAGIVQEAGVPAPVYEIKASDSRVIVKTIEGTYTLNGQTWQRINSNMPASTSFTSLTVVADSIIAGSNHGLMISTNNGIDWKYFKNGLPTSQFDLYFIKYFRYLGHFFAYDSQVNKMYRLRDTTWVPSLFNLPDGMEITALDASGDVLYAGTVDRGIWKYLKTPTPVEMEENSPVSFTLSQNYPNPFNPSTTISFSLANDGFVSVKIFNILGELVAEPLSGQLAAGNHKINFDASNLQSGVYIYSVTQNGNSLSRKMTLLK from the coding sequence ATGAAAAAATCGCAGGCTTTAATATTCGTCCTCACTTTATCGACTCTTCTTTTTCCACAATGGTCTCAGACCAATGGAATTAAAGGAGGATATTTTCAGTCAGTTGTATCGACGGGAGATAAATTGATAACCAGTACAGCAAATGGGAGTTTGTTCGTTTCAGACGGCAGCAACTGGTCATCCCCGGTTACTGGAGTATACGCCGCTTCCCTGCTGAACGAGAATAGCACTATTGTTGCTGTAAATTATGGCTTTATTTTTGTTTCTTCTGACAATGGCACTTCATGGGTTAAAAGGACAATCCCCGAAGCAACCAATTCCGATCCTGTTTTGTACCTCGGAAAACTTTATGTCATTAGTGCTTCTGGTGATACAGTTTATACAAGTTCCGATCTTGGAAACAGCTGGTTACCCGTTTCTCTGAACAAAAATTTTACTCACAACAACGAAACACGACAGATATTTATTGTTATGAATCTGTTTGTCTCTTCAGGTAAAATGTGGATAGAAGCTTTCACCGACAATACTCCGGAATCTGTAGTGCTTCTCGAATCAACCGATCAGGGACAAAATTGGAATGTCGCTTTTGTGCCTCAAAATGGTGAAAAAACCACTTCCGTTGCTAATGAAGACGGTGTGGAAATTTTAACCACAAATGCAAATGTTTACAAAAAAGATATTTCAGGTTCATGGGCTCTTCTTAAAAATGGTTTGGATCTTGGAAGTGGAAGTACCATCCCGTTTAACGGACTGAAACTCATCTCCGGTGATTATTACCTGTCCGTAATTGGTGACAATCCGGGACTTTTCCGACTTACAGGCAGCTTTTGGGTAAGCCTGAATTCTCCTTCTTATATTAACGGGTATACCATGCACCAGGGAAGCATTGTTGCCGCAACTTCGGGGAAAATCATCAGAAGAGTGGACGGGCATTGGCTGTCTATGACCGAAAATCTGATTGCAAGCACTGCAGCCCCAATTGTTATGTCTGAAGATGTGGTTTTCTCGCAGTATGGCTCAACTCTTTACAGAACCACGAATGGTGGAAACAACTGGGATTCCATATCCGCATACATCGGAAACCCTGTATTCAAAGGTAACCAGATTTATGGTTGGAATGCCAACGGAGTCATCCGTTCAAACGATCTCGGAAATACCTGGACAACCCTTAATTCCGGTATTCCACAGTCTTACATCACAAAAGTTTATGGAGTTGCTGTTTCCGGGAATACAATTTATGCAGGTTTTCACGGAACGAGAAGACGAGACCATCTGCCTCCTGTTTGGGAACAAGGTGGAGTTTACCGGTCAACAGACAACGGTGCTACATGGTCGTCGTTTAGCGCAGGTATTGTCCAGGAAGCAGGGGTACCGGCTCCTGTTTATGAAATAAAGGCCTCTGATTCAAGGGTGATTGTAAAAACGATCGAAGGAACCTACACCCTGAACGGACAGACCTGGCAAAGAATTAACAGCAACATGCCGGCATCCACTTCCTTCACTTCGCTGACGGTCGTTGCTGATTCTATTATTGCAGGAAGCAATCATGGTCTGATGATTTCCACTAACAATGGAATTGACTGGAAATATTTCAAAAATGGTCTACCGACTTCGCAGTTCGACCTCTATTTTATTAAATATTTCAGATATCTTGGCCATTTTTTCGCCTACGACAGTCAGGTGAACAAAATGTACAGATTGAGAGACACCACCTGGGTGCCTTCCTTGTTTAATCTTCCAGACGGAATGGAGATAACTGCTCTCGATGCTTCAGGAGATGTTCTGTATGCAGGTACCGTAGACCGCGGTATTTGGAAATATCTCAAGACTCCAACTCCGGTTGAAATGGAAGAAAATTCACCGGTTTCTTTCACTCTGAGTCAGAACTATCCAAATCCGTTTAATCCGTCCACAACTATTTCTTTCTCACTCGCGAACGACGGTTTTGTATCGGTCAAAATATTTAACATTCTTGGTGAACTCGTTGCCGAACCCCTAAGTGGACAGCTTGCAGCAGGCAATCATAAAATCAATTTCGATGCTTCAAACCTGCAATCAGGTGTGTACATTTATAGTGTAACTCAAAACGGGAATTCCCTCTCCCGGAAGATGACCCTTCTCAAATAA